A genomic segment from Cyanobium sp. NIES-981 encodes:
- the recF gene encoding DNA replication/repair protein RecF: MLQFRNITRLELNLEAPRLLVLGPNGEGKSNLLEGVELLGSLRSHRTGSDRDLIQQGCSHARIRGLTASGEQLQLDLRPRGGRQARRNGKPLERQLDLLSDLRCVSFSALDLELVRGEPAGRRQWLDRVVLQLEPLYGDLLSRYGRLLRQRSQLLRRGMGRDQAGLLDAFDQQMALVGTRLHRRRHRALQRLHPLAAQWQERLSGGRDALAIAYRSGTRLEGDEAEEPWRAALSSQLAAQRDTELRLGQCSVGPHRDEVAFTLGDQPARRYGSAGQQRTLVLALKLAELDLVRSVVGEPPLLLLDDVLAELDPTRQQLLLEAVGEGHQCLVSATHLGAFSDGWQQRSQIVHLRAGALRAAI, encoded by the coding sequence CTGCTGCAGTTCCGCAACATCACGCGGCTGGAGCTGAACCTGGAGGCCCCCCGGCTGCTGGTGCTCGGCCCCAATGGCGAGGGCAAATCCAACCTGCTGGAGGGGGTGGAGCTGCTGGGGTCCCTGCGCAGCCACCGCACCGGCTCCGACCGGGATCTGATCCAGCAGGGGTGCAGCCACGCCCGGATCCGGGGCCTCACCGCCAGCGGCGAGCAGCTCCAGCTGGACCTGCGTCCCCGGGGAGGGCGCCAGGCGCGGCGCAACGGCAAACCCCTGGAACGGCAGCTCGACCTGCTCAGCGACCTGCGCTGTGTCAGCTTCAGCGCCCTGGATCTGGAGCTCGTGCGGGGGGAGCCCGCTGGCCGGCGTCAGTGGCTCGACCGGGTGGTGCTGCAGCTCGAACCGCTCTACGGCGATCTGCTCAGCCGCTACGGCCGGCTGCTGCGCCAGCGCAGTCAGCTGCTGCGACGGGGGATGGGGCGGGACCAGGCGGGGCTGCTGGATGCGTTCGATCAGCAGATGGCCCTGGTGGGAACGCGGCTGCATCGCCGCCGCCATCGGGCCCTGCAACGGCTTCACCCCCTGGCGGCCCAGTGGCAGGAGCGCCTCAGCGGCGGGCGGGATGCGCTCGCCATCGCCTACCGCAGCGGCACCCGGCTGGAGGGGGACGAGGCCGAGGAGCCCTGGCGGGCCGCCCTCAGCAGCCAGCTGGCGGCCCAGCGCGACACCGAGCTCCGCCTGGGCCAGTGCAGCGTGGGGCCCCACCGGGATGAGGTGGCCTTCACCCTCGGCGACCAGCCGGCGCGGCGCTACGGCTCAGCCGGGCAGCAACGCACCCTGGTTCTCGCCCTGAAGCTGGCGGAACTGGACCTGGTGCGCAGCGTGGTGGGGGAACCGCCGCTGCTGCTGCTGGATGACGTGCTGGCCGAACTCGACCCGACCCGCCAGCAGCTGCTGCTCGAGGCCGTGGGCGAGGGCCACCAGTGCCTGGTGAGTGCCACCCATCTGGGGGCCTTCAGCGATGGCTGGCAGCAGCGCAGCCAGATCGTGCATCTGCGCGCCGGCGCCCTGAGGGCAGCGATCTGA
- the speD gene encoding adenosylmethionine decarboxylase, translated as MTQTLPCLHPHPGWSATPAAPVAEPLPHQISDTVGKHCILELYGCDTAKLNDEAFLRDTITAAAKRAGATLLNLITHRFEPQGVTGLALLAESHISIHTWPESGYAAVDVFTCGDHTMPERACAVLAGELAASHHKLTSFRRETPGAIAAEERQPALAA; from the coding sequence ATGACCCAGACCCTTCCCTGCCTCCACCCCCACCCCGGATGGAGTGCAACCCCTGCCGCCCCTGTCGCGGAACCCCTGCCTCACCAGATCTCCGACACGGTCGGAAAACACTGCATTCTTGAGCTCTACGGCTGCGACACCGCCAAGCTCAACGACGAAGCTTTTCTCAGGGACACCATCACCGCCGCTGCGAAGCGTGCTGGTGCCACCCTCCTCAACCTGATCACCCACCGATTCGAACCCCAGGGCGTCACCGGACTGGCCCTGCTCGCGGAATCCCATATCTCAATCCACACCTGGCCGGAGTCCGGCTACGCGGCGGTGGATGTGTTCACCTGCGGCGACCACACCATGCCGGAGCGGGCCTGTGCCGTGCTCGCCGGCGAACTGGCCGCCAGCCACCACAAGCTCACGAGCTTCCGGCGTGAAACCCCCGGGGCCATCGCCGCGGAGGAACGCCAGCCGGCCCTGGCAGCCTGA
- the larE gene encoding ATP-dependent sacrificial sulfur transferase LarE has product MPFTLLESLPAALDQGLADLRARLAALPRIVVAYSGGVDSALVAAIAVEQRGSGALAVTGVSPALAPHLRREAALQARWLGISHQEIATAELADPAYAANPVDRCYACKRELHRVLAPIAAAAGAAAVLDGVNHDDLGDHRPGIQAAREHGVRSPLAELGLDKAAVRHLSRALGLPWWDKPAQPCLASRFPYGEAISAARLERVAAAEAWLLERGWSEVRVRCQGETARIELPAAQLPAALGQWSEVSEREALVQAFLGLGFTAVGLDLEGLVSGKLNRALVGGALRARLP; this is encoded by the coding sequence GTGCCGTTCACCCTGCTCGAGAGCCTCCCTGCAGCCCTGGATCAGGGACTGGCCGACCTGCGGGCGCGCCTGGCTGCCCTGCCCCGGATCGTGGTGGCCTACTCCGGCGGTGTGGACAGCGCGCTGGTGGCGGCGATCGCCGTGGAGCAGCGGGGCTCTGGTGCCCTGGCGGTCACCGGGGTCTCGCCTGCCCTCGCCCCCCACCTGCGGCGGGAGGCGGCACTGCAGGCCCGCTGGCTGGGCATCAGCCATCAGGAGATCGCCACGGCCGAGCTGGCGGATCCGGCCTATGCCGCCAACCCGGTGGATCGGTGTTATGCCTGCAAGCGTGAGCTGCATCGGGTGCTGGCCCCGATCGCGGCTGCCGCCGGGGCGGCCGCGGTGCTGGATGGGGTGAACCACGACGACCTGGGCGACCACCGCCCCGGCATCCAGGCGGCCCGGGAGCATGGTGTCCGCTCACCCCTGGCGGAGCTGGGCCTCGACAAGGCGGCGGTGCGCCATCTCTCCCGCGCCCTGGGCCTGCCCTGGTGGGACAAGCCGGCCCAGCCCTGCCTGGCGTCCCGCTTTCCCTACGGCGAGGCGATCAGCGCCGCGCGCCTGGAGCGGGTGGCGGCCGCCGAAGCCTGGCTGCTGGAGCGGGGCTGGTCCGAGGTGCGGGTGCGTTGCCAGGGGGAGACCGCCCGGATCGAGTTGCCGGCTGCGCAGCTCCCCGCAGCTCTGGGGCAATGGAGCGAGGTGTCGGAGCGTGAGGCCCTGGTGCAGGCCTTCCTGGGACTGGGCTTCACGGCTGTGGGCCTCGATCTCGAGGGGCTGGTGAGCGGCAAGCTCAACCGCGCTCTGGTCGGTGGTGCCCTCCGGGCCCGCCTCCCCTGA
- a CDS encoding cob(I)yrinic acid a,c-diamide adenosyltransferase, with translation MSPSTTPSPQRSSGRSSGRGSSAGIGIRTASDRDERTHGQLHVYDGDGKGKSQAALGVVLRTIGLGICEQKRTRVLLLRFLKGPGRAYDEDAAIEALQQGFPHLIDQVRTGRGEFFSAEQVTRFDRQEAERGWDIAKGAIASNLYSVVVLDELNPVLDLGLLDTEQICRTLAAKPDGMEVICTGRGAPRQLVQLADLHSEMRAHRRQDATAEPLGLDGIEIYTGEGKGKSTSALGKALQAIGRGISQDKSHRVLILQWLKGGAGYTEDAAIAALRESYPHLVDHLRSGRDAIVWRGQQQPIDYVEAERAWEIARAAISSGLYKTVILDEINPTVDLELLPQEPIVQTLLRKPAETEVILTGRCRNRPLYFDLASVHSEMVCHKHYAERGVDLKRGVDY, from the coding sequence ATGAGCCCGAGCACCACGCCCTCGCCGCAACGGAGCAGCGGACGGAGCAGCGGACGCGGCAGCAGCGCCGGCATCGGGATCCGCACGGCCTCGGACCGCGATGAGCGCACCCACGGCCAGCTGCACGTGTACGACGGCGACGGCAAGGGCAAGAGCCAGGCGGCCCTGGGGGTGGTGCTGCGCACCATCGGGCTCGGCATCTGCGAGCAGAAGCGCACCCGGGTGCTGCTGCTGCGCTTCCTCAAGGGACCCGGCCGCGCCTACGACGAGGATGCGGCCATCGAAGCGCTGCAGCAGGGATTTCCCCACCTGATCGACCAGGTGCGCACCGGCCGCGGCGAATTCTTCAGCGCCGAGCAGGTGACCCGCTTCGACCGGCAGGAGGCCGAGCGGGGCTGGGACATCGCCAAGGGAGCGATCGCCAGCAACCTCTATTCGGTGGTGGTGCTCGACGAGCTCAACCCCGTGCTCGATCTCGGTCTGCTGGACACCGAGCAGATCTGCCGCACCCTCGCGGCCAAGCCCGATGGCATGGAGGTGATCTGCACCGGGCGGGGCGCGCCGCGCCAGCTGGTGCAGCTGGCCGATCTGCATTCCGAAATGCGCGCCCATCGCCGCCAGGACGCCACGGCCGAACCCCTGGGCCTCGACGGCATCGAGATCTACACCGGCGAGGGCAAGGGCAAGAGCACCAGCGCCCTGGGCAAGGCCCTGCAGGCCATCGGCCGGGGCATCAGCCAGGACAAGAGCCACCGGGTGCTGATCCTGCAGTGGCTCAAGGGAGGCGCCGGCTACACCGAAGATGCCGCCATCGCCGCCCTGCGGGAGAGCTATCCCCACCTGGTGGACCATCTGCGCTCCGGCCGCGATGCGATCGTGTGGCGCGGCCAGCAGCAGCCGATCGACTACGTGGAGGCCGAGCGGGCCTGGGAGATCGCCCGGGCGGCGATCTCGAGCGGGCTCTACAAGACGGTGATCCTCGATGAGATCAATCCCACGGTGGACCTGGAGCTGCTGCCCCAGGAGCCGATCGTGCAGACCCTGCTGCGCAAACCGGCCGAAACGGAGGTGATCCTCACCGGCCGCTGCCGCAACCGCCCCCTCTATTTCGACCTGGCCTCGGTGCACTCCGAGATGGTGTGCCACAAGCACTACGCCGAGCGGGGGGTGGACCTCAAGCGCGGCGTGGATTACTGA
- the moeB gene encoding molybdopterin-synthase adenylyltransferase MoeB yields the protein MLPPDTTGVQLSSDEVARFSRHLILPEVGMEGQKRLKAASVLCVGTGGLGSPLLLYLAAAGVGRIGIVDFDLVDHSNLQRQVIHGTSWVGKPKIESAKARIHEINPHCQVDLYETALTSENALAIIEPYDLVCDGTDNFPTRYLVNDACVLLGKPNVYGSIFRFEGQATVFNLDAESPNYRDLFPEPPPPGMVPSCAEGGVVGVLPGIIGVIQATEAVKIITGIGTTLSGRLLLFDALAMKFRELKLRPNPERPVIDKLIDYQEFCGVGGSAPGQEEAGSVPTITVAELKTVIDGRLEEILLLDVRNPQEAEIAVIPGSVLVPLDRIESGEAIEDVRRLAEGKKLYVHCKLGGRSAKALLALGRHGIEGVNVSGGIDAWSQEVDPSVQRY from the coding sequence ATGCTTCCCCCCGACACCACTGGCGTCCAGCTCAGCTCCGATGAGGTGGCCCGTTTCTCGCGCCATCTGATCCTGCCGGAGGTGGGCATGGAGGGGCAGAAGCGCCTCAAGGCGGCCTCGGTGCTCTGCGTGGGAACGGGCGGCCTGGGTTCCCCCCTGCTGCTCTATCTGGCGGCCGCGGGGGTGGGGCGGATCGGCATCGTCGATTTCGACCTGGTGGACCACTCCAACCTGCAGCGCCAGGTGATCCACGGCACCAGCTGGGTGGGCAAGCCCAAGATCGAATCGGCCAAGGCGCGGATCCACGAGATCAACCCCCACTGCCAGGTGGATCTCTACGAGACGGCCCTCACCAGCGAGAACGCCCTGGCGATCATCGAGCCCTACGACCTGGTCTGCGATGGCACCGACAACTTCCCCACCCGCTACCTGGTGAACGACGCCTGCGTGCTGCTGGGCAAGCCGAACGTGTACGGCTCGATCTTCCGCTTCGAGGGCCAGGCCACCGTGTTCAACCTCGATGCCGAGAGCCCCAACTACCGCGACCTGTTCCCCGAGCCGCCGCCGCCGGGCATGGTGCCCTCCTGTGCCGAAGGCGGTGTGGTGGGCGTGCTGCCCGGGATCATCGGCGTGATCCAGGCCACGGAGGCCGTGAAGATCATCACCGGCATCGGCACCACCCTCAGTGGCCGGCTGCTGCTGTTCGATGCCCTGGCGATGAAGTTCCGGGAGCTGAAGCTGCGGCCCAACCCGGAGCGTCCCGTGATCGACAAGCTGATCGATTATCAGGAGTTCTGCGGTGTGGGCGGCAGCGCCCCCGGCCAGGAGGAGGCGGGTTCCGTTCCCACCATCACGGTGGCTGAGCTGAAGACCGTGATCGACGGCCGGCTGGAGGAGATCCTGCTGCTGGACGTGCGCAATCCCCAGGAGGCCGAGATCGCCGTGATCCCCGGATCCGTGCTGGTGCCGCTCGATCGGATCGAGAGCGGTGAGGCGATCGAGGATGTGCGACGGCTGGCCGAGGGCAAGAAGCTCTACGTGCACTGCAAGCTGGGCGGCCGCAGCGCCAAGGCCCTGCTGGCCCTGGGGCGCCATGGCATCGAGGGCGTGAACGTGAGCGGGGGCATCGACGCCTGGAGCCAGGAGGTGGATCCCTCGGTGCAGCGCTACTGA
- a CDS encoding M67 family metallopeptidase — MGVDPDLLTVLVRLLTCAAPDEGCALLLGRRFPAAAMDGGSLWHLERVWPCLNVWPRPGERGHRFAIDPREQLVAQRWSRPRGLAVLGAAHSHPAGPARPSPTDRALTLAPALMVIVGRDGDPCAWWLEEGEAPPRPLPWRMGD, encoded by the coding sequence TTGGGCGTTGATCCCGACCTGCTCACCGTGCTGGTCAGGCTCCTCACCTGTGCGGCTCCGGACGAGGGCTGTGCCCTGCTGCTGGGGCGCCGGTTCCCGGCCGCGGCGATGGATGGGGGCTCCCTGTGGCATCTGGAGCGGGTCTGGCCCTGCCTGAACGTCTGGCCGCGGCCAGGGGAGCGGGGTCATCGCTTCGCCATCGATCCCAGGGAACAGCTCGTGGCCCAGCGCTGGAGCCGGCCGCGGGGGCTGGCGGTGCTGGGAGCCGCCCACAGCCATCCTGCGGGGCCGGCGCGGCCGTCGCCCACCGATCGGGCTCTCACCCTGGCCCCGGCGCTGATGGTGATCGTGGGCAGGGATGGTGACCCTTGCGCCTGGTGGCTGGAGGAGGGGGAGGCCCCACCCCGGCCGCTGCCGTGGAGAATGGGTGATTGA
- a CDS encoding CAAD domain-containing protein, whose translation MNDTTTPTVESGDTTQQASDAGTAAFGATATESGTAGASQTAAEIKERYSEILGQINQTLGQVDWTQMGRIGKAVGILLVVIVAQILIKGVLDTINLLPIVPGLLELLGLVIVGQWSWKNLTTSEKRSAVVNRLQNLRSEYLG comes from the coding sequence ATGAACGACACCACCACCCCCACGGTCGAATCCGGCGACACCACGCAGCAGGCCAGCGACGCCGGCACGGCGGCGTTCGGCGCCACCGCCACGGAATCCGGCACCGCCGGCGCTTCCCAGACAGCAGCCGAGATCAAGGAGCGCTACAGCGAGATCCTGGGGCAGATCAACCAGACGCTGGGCCAGGTGGACTGGACCCAGATGGGGCGGATCGGCAAGGCGGTCGGCATCCTGCTGGTGGTGATCGTGGCCCAGATCCTGATCAAGGGCGTTCTCGACACGATCAACCTGCTGCCGATCGTGCCTGGCCTGCTGGAGCTCCTGGGGCTGGTCATTGTCGGGCAGTGGAGCTGGAAGAACCTCACCACCAGCGAGAAGCGCTCCGCCGTGGTGAACAGGCTGCAGAACCTCCGCAGCGAGTACCTGGGCTGA
- a CDS encoding fructosamine kinase family protein — MSGLPLEALSEWLLSRLGSQVHRAVPVGGGCIHQAWRLSCADGRTLFAKSNRAGALPMLEAEATGLEALATWSPPELLVPLPLACGVVGDRAVLVLPWLSLQGGGAGWALLGRGLARLHRNSLGGHAGCGFGFPADNFIGSAPQANGWRPCWADFFAECRLAPQFAMAAARGEPCSGAAAVMEGARRLLRDHACDPVLVHGDLWTGNAGVMENAAALFDPACYWGDREVDLAMAKLFGGFPDEFFTAYQAEWPLPAGTQPRMELYNLYHLLNHANLFGGGYRRQAEASMARLRAIGGGGGGAG; from the coding sequence ATGTCCGGTCTTCCCCTCGAGGCGCTGTCGGAGTGGCTGCTGTCCCGTCTGGGCAGCCAGGTGCACCGTGCGGTGCCGGTGGGAGGGGGGTGCATCCATCAGGCCTGGCGCCTCAGCTGCGCGGATGGCCGCACCCTGTTCGCCAAGAGCAACCGGGCCGGAGCCCTGCCGATGCTGGAGGCCGAAGCCACGGGACTCGAGGCCCTGGCGACCTGGTCGCCGCCGGAGCTGCTGGTGCCCCTGCCCCTCGCCTGCGGCGTGGTGGGGGATCGGGCGGTGCTGGTGCTTCCGTGGCTATCCCTGCAGGGCGGTGGGGCCGGCTGGGCCCTGCTCGGCCGGGGGCTGGCGCGGCTGCACAGGAACAGCCTGGGGGGCCACGCCGGGTGCGGATTCGGCTTCCCCGCCGACAACTTCATCGGCTCGGCACCCCAGGCCAACGGCTGGCGACCCTGCTGGGCTGACTTCTTCGCGGAGTGCCGGCTGGCCCCTCAGTTCGCGATGGCGGCGGCCCGGGGTGAGCCCTGCAGCGGGGCGGCGGCCGTGATGGAGGGCGCCCGCCGGCTGCTGCGGGACCATGCCTGCGACCCCGTGCTGGTGCACGGGGATCTGTGGACTGGCAACGCCGGTGTGATGGAGAACGCCGCGGCCCTGTTCGATCCGGCCTGCTACTGGGGCGACCGGGAAGTGGATCTGGCCATGGCCAAGTTGTTCGGTGGCTTCCCCGACGAGTTCTTCACGGCCTACCAGGCGGAGTGGCCCCTGCCGGCAGGAACCCAGCCCCGGATGGAGCTCTACAACCTCTACCACCTGCTCAACCACGCCAACCTCTTCGGCGGCGGCTACCGCCGCCAGGCGGAAGCCTCGATGGCGAGGCTTCGGGCCATCGGCGGGGGCGGGGGCGGGGCCGGCTGA
- the crtD gene encoding C-3',4' desaturase CrtD encodes MGQSVDVVVVGAGVAGLTAAALLADAGLSVELLEAHSQTGGCAGTFRRGPYVFDVGATQVAGLEPGGSHARILAHLGLPIPAASPLDPACVVDLADGSPPVRLWRDPARWHEERERQFPGSGAFWRLCAALHQANWEFAARDPVLPPRNLWDLRRLLGALRPANLASGLLASASIDQVLQLCGCGGDGRLRHFLDLQLRLYSQEPAERTAALYGATVLAMAQAPLGLWHLQGSMQVLSTALEAALARAGGQLRLRHRVVQLQRRNHGWAVRARAPGRDGPAERCWEAADVVLAIPPQSLPDLVGPAGLPAAYHRRLTRLPDPSGALVLYAAVERAALPADCPSHLQIAWDAPGSLFLSVSRPGDGRAPEGEATLIASVFTEARPWFALTPAAYGAAKARAMAGIRRGVEHHLGLPSSAWRHLELATPRGFARWTGRPFGFVGGLGQRPSSFGPFGLASRTPLEGLWLCGDAIYPGEGTAGVTLSALMASRQLLARQGRELTLRESPDATADNP; translated from the coding sequence ATGGGGCAGAGCGTGGATGTGGTGGTGGTCGGGGCCGGCGTCGCCGGGCTCACCGCCGCTGCCCTGCTGGCGGATGCCGGCCTGAGCGTGGAGCTGCTGGAAGCCCACAGCCAGACCGGTGGCTGTGCCGGCACCTTCCGCCGCGGGCCCTATGTCTTCGATGTGGGGGCCACCCAGGTGGCGGGCCTGGAGCCGGGGGGGAGCCACGCCCGGATCCTGGCCCATCTCGGCCTGCCCATCCCTGCGGCCAGCCCCCTCGATCCCGCCTGTGTGGTGGATCTGGCGGATGGCAGCCCACCGGTGCGCCTCTGGCGGGACCCGGCGCGCTGGCACGAGGAACGGGAGCGCCAGTTTCCTGGCAGCGGGGCGTTCTGGCGGCTGTGCGCTGCCCTGCATCAGGCCAACTGGGAGTTCGCCGCCCGCGATCCGGTGCTGCCCCCCCGCAACCTCTGGGATCTGCGCCGGCTGCTCGGGGCCCTCAGACCGGCCAACCTGGCTTCGGGTCTGCTGGCTTCAGCCAGCATCGATCAGGTGCTGCAGCTCTGCGGCTGCGGGGGGGATGGGCGCCTGCGGCACTTCCTCGATCTGCAGCTGCGGCTCTATTCCCAGGAACCGGCGGAGCGCACGGCGGCCCTCTATGGGGCCACGGTGCTCGCCATGGCCCAGGCCCCGCTGGGGCTCTGGCATCTGCAGGGGTCGATGCAGGTGCTGAGCACCGCCCTGGAGGCAGCCCTGGCGAGGGCCGGTGGCCAGCTCCGCCTGCGTCACCGCGTGGTGCAGCTGCAGCGCCGGAACCACGGATGGGCCGTGCGGGCCCGGGCCCCCGGCCGCGATGGCCCCGCAGAGCGCTGCTGGGAGGCCGCGGATGTGGTGCTGGCGATTCCGCCCCAGAGCCTGCCGGATCTGGTGGGTCCCGCGGGGCTGCCGGCCGCTTACCACCGCCGGCTCACCCGCCTGCCGGACCCGTCCGGCGCGCTCGTGCTCTACGCGGCGGTGGAGCGCGCTGCGCTGCCGGCCGACTGCCCCAGCCACCTCCAGATCGCCTGGGATGCCCCGGGCTCCCTGTTCCTGTCCGTGAGCAGGCCTGGAGACGGCCGGGCACCGGAGGGTGAGGCCACCCTGATCGCCAGTGTCTTCACCGAGGCACGGCCCTGGTTCGCCCTCACTCCCGCCGCCTATGGGGCCGCCAAGGCCCGGGCCATGGCAGGCATCCGCCGGGGGGTGGAGCATCACCTCGGTCTGCCGTCCTCGGCCTGGCGGCACCTGGAACTGGCCACACCCCGGGGCTTCGCCCGGTGGACCGGCAGGCCCTTCGGGTTCGTGGGGGGCCTGGGCCAGAGGCCCTCCAGCTTCGGTCCCTTCGGCCTGGCCAGCCGAACTCCGCTGGAGGGCCTCTGGCTCTGCGGCGATGCCATCTATCCCGGCGAGGGGACCGCCGGCGTGACCCTCTCCGCCCTGATGGCCAGCCGCCAGCTGCTGGCGCGCCAGGGCCGGGAGCTGACGCTCAGAGAAAGCCCGGACGCAACTGCTGACAATCCCTGA
- a CDS encoding prephenate/arogenate dehydrogenase, whose translation MSPPLVPARLEGPIGIVGLGLIGGSLGLDLQARGMEVLALVHRQATAERARQRRLATHVSLDPAILRGCALVVLALPLDRLLAPEPALVQAIPAEAVVTDVGSVKAPVLECWTPLHPRFVAGHPMAGTAAAGVEAGQPGLFRGRPWVLTPDPPTDPAALDQVVSLAAAVEARCLVCPAAEHDRAVALISHLPVLVSAALLQGVDDAARRQGGGIPELVRALASSGFADTSRVGGGNPELGTLMARCNREALQDALAAYRRSLEQLERHLAQENWSALQEELRDCQQLRPGFL comes from the coding sequence GTGAGCCCCCCCTTGGTGCCGGCCCGGCTGGAGGGTCCCATCGGCATCGTGGGCCTCGGCCTGATCGGAGGTTCCCTGGGCCTGGATCTGCAGGCCCGGGGGATGGAGGTGCTGGCCCTGGTGCATCGGCAGGCCACCGCCGAACGGGCGCGGCAGCGACGCCTGGCCACGCACGTGAGCCTGGATCCCGCCATCCTGCGGGGCTGTGCCCTGGTGGTGCTGGCCCTGCCGCTCGACCGGCTGCTGGCGCCGGAGCCCGCGCTTGTGCAGGCCATTCCGGCGGAAGCGGTCGTCACCGACGTGGGATCCGTGAAGGCACCTGTGCTGGAGTGCTGGACGCCGCTGCACCCCCGCTTCGTGGCCGGCCACCCGATGGCGGGAACCGCTGCGGCCGGCGTGGAGGCTGGGCAGCCGGGGCTGTTCCGCGGTCGCCCCTGGGTCCTGACCCCAGACCCCCCCACCGATCCGGCAGCGCTCGATCAGGTGGTCAGCCTGGCGGCGGCGGTGGAGGCCCGCTGCCTGGTCTGTCCCGCGGCGGAGCACGATCGCGCCGTGGCCCTGATTTCACACCTGCCCGTGCTGGTGAGCGCGGCGCTGCTGCAGGGGGTGGATGACGCGGCCCGCCGGCAGGGGGGCGGCATCCCCGAGCTCGTGCGGGCCCTGGCCTCGAGTGGCTTCGCCGATACCAGCCGGGTGGGAGGGGGTAACCCGGAGCTGGGCACCTTGATGGCCCGATGCAACCGGGAGGCGCTCCAGGATGCGCTCGCCGCCTACCGCCGCAGCCTCGAGCAGCTGGAGCGGCACCTGGCCCAGGAGAACTGGAGCGCCCTTCAGGAGGAGCTCAGGGATTGTCAGCAGTTGCGTCCGGGCTTTCTCTGA
- a CDS encoding helicase, producing the protein MLEAHAHHQLKALLRREGRRSQDAWPHQLSLCRLVARSLRRCDHTLVRLTPGSGPGWLLGLLVPLALSEASVALVLSPGLRQRLLEVELPRLAAAGLALPCHEGPGSEGARLWLLSVEELLQAWRGGTLGGRQLVIPEAEQLDARLRAGLAMRLVGADWDRLARAHPAAAPALAELHGRLSRQVMAHPGGDRRPLPLAPEDEAPLRQLLGLFQPLPEPWQRWQASGGDAWVSWAALEAACQHQGPALVWSLHRQPLEPLHLLNGLFEGRGAVLVAELAGSSTQLTGNGDAGLGFIPNVCVDLGDTPLSDPLPVYAPLRQPLPNSPRYGEHLLDQCRRLVLGQAGLSLILIDDEGLRLSLTSGLAAEFGSRVVHESSTAESNGVICARWSWWLDHQGLLPLPCQIVVGLLPIASLEDPLTAAQVLALRRQGRDWFRERLLPDGLTRLQLAITGLRGQGGRLAILDGRLRGRSWGRQVLGALEPWVNLRQLLPP; encoded by the coding sequence ATGCTCGAGGCCCATGCCCATCACCAGCTGAAGGCCCTGCTCCGCAGGGAGGGCCGCAGAAGTCAGGACGCCTGGCCCCATCAGCTCAGCCTCTGTCGGCTGGTGGCTCGGAGCCTGCGGCGTTGCGATCACACCCTGGTGAGGCTCACGCCGGGCAGCGGCCCTGGCTGGCTGCTGGGCCTGCTGGTGCCGCTGGCCTTGAGCGAAGCTTCGGTGGCGCTGGTGCTGAGCCCGGGCCTGCGGCAGCGGCTGCTGGAGGTGGAGCTGCCCCGGCTGGCGGCTGCTGGCCTGGCCCTGCCCTGCCATGAGGGGCCCGGCTCCGAGGGTGCCCGGCTGTGGCTGCTCAGCGTGGAGGAGCTGCTGCAGGCCTGGCGCGGGGGCACCCTGGGAGGGCGGCAGCTGGTGATCCCGGAAGCCGAGCAGCTCGATGCCCGGCTCCGGGCCGGCCTGGCCATGAGACTGGTGGGAGCCGACTGGGACCGACTGGCCCGCGCCCACCCCGCTGCCGCTCCGGCGCTGGCGGAGCTGCACGGACGGCTGAGCCGGCAGGTGATGGCCCACCCCGGGGGGGATCGCCGTCCCCTGCCCCTCGCGCCGGAAGACGAGGCCCCGCTGCGGCAGTTGCTCGGCCTCTTCCAGCCGCTGCCGGAACCCTGGCAGCGATGGCAGGCCAGCGGGGGAGACGCCTGGGTGAGCTGGGCCGCGCTGGAAGCCGCCTGCCAGCACCAGGGTCCGGCCCTCGTCTGGAGCCTGCATCGGCAGCCGCTCGAGCCGCTGCACCTGCTCAACGGTCTCTTCGAGGGTCGCGGCGCCGTGCTGGTGGCGGAACTGGCCGGATCCAGCACGCAGCTGACCGGCAACGGGGATGCCGGCCTGGGCTTCATCCCGAACGTCTGCGTGGATCTGGGCGATACGCCGCTGTCCGATCCGCTGCCGGTGTACGCCCCCCTCCGCCAACCGTTGCCGAACAGCCCGCGCTACGGCGAGCACCTGCTGGACCAGTGCCGCCGCCTTGTGCTGGGGCAGGCAGGGCTCAGCCTCATCCTCATCGACGATGAGGGATTGCGTCTCTCCCTGACCAGCGGCCTGGCCGCCGAGTTCGGCAGTCGGGTGGTGCACGAGAGCAGCACGGCTGAATCCAACGGGGTGATCTGCGCGCGCTGGAGCTGGTGGCTGGACCACCAGGGCCTTCTGCCCCTGCCGTGCCAGATCGTGGTCGGTCTGCTGCCGATCGCCAGCCTGGAGGATCCGCTCACGGCAGCCCAGGTGCTGGCCCTGCGGCGCCAGGGCCGTGACTGGTTCCGGGAGCGGCTGCTGCCCGACGGGCTCACCCGCCTGCAACTGGCCATCACCGGCCTGCGGGGACAGGGAGGAAGACTGGCCATCCTGGATGGCAGGCTGCGCGGCCGCAGCTGGGGACGCCAGGTGCTCGGGGCCCTGGAGCCATGGGTGAACCTCCGTCAGCTGTTGCCGCCGTAA